A single region of the Anomaloglossus baeobatrachus isolate aAnoBae1 chromosome 2, aAnoBae1.hap1, whole genome shotgun sequence genome encodes:
- the LOC142287054 gene encoding protein kinase C theta type-like: MKKKKMEKAMGDKAVDGPSVYPNTDTEQLSGITPAESPIIVTGVESFTFHKILGEGSYGKVMLATHQACQKQLAVKMVKKRLLVKDSRDDVLIERQVLEMIRKSPFISRAFATFQSQDYVFYAMEYLSGGDLRGFMTTYAPIPIPAIRFIAAELICGLQFLHSRGIIHRDIKSDNILLDNNGHLKIADFGLAVMNIFGNAKTTGWAGTLKYMAPEILLEKPYNTAVDWFSAGVVIYEMATGRYPFSENEIEENIEKALINDDPAFPKELDPQVKAVIKGLLDKSPKSRQKFVDNIKDHPFFTEINWTEIEGGKASPPFHLPPPPVMTSDGMKDVLSFSEATKPRMAKKNQNLFCGFTFADDGWKVVKQMQKAKTPNRRPKTPHRRSPTTESGGG, encoded by the exons atgaaaaagaaaaaaatggaaaaagcaaTGGGGGACAAAGCTGTGGATGGACCCAGTGTTTACCCCAATACTGACACTGAGCAGCTCTCAG GTATAACACCAGCTGAATCTCCCATCATTGTGACGGGAGtggagagcttcaccttccataaaatccTTGGAGAGGGCTCATATGGTAAA GTCATGTTGGCCACACATCAGGCCTGCCAAAAACAACTGGCAGTGAAGATGGTGAAGAAGAGGCTCCTAGTCAAGGACTCAAGAGACGATGTCCTGATAGAGCGACAGGTCCTGGAGATGATTAGGAAGAGTCCATTCATTTCTCGGGCTTTTgccaccttccagtcccag GACTATGTTTTCTACGCCATGGAATATCTCAGTGGAGGAGACCTTAGAGGCTTCATGACAACTTATGCCCCTATTCCCATTCCAGCCATCAG atttattgcagctgagctgatctgtgggctgcagtttctccacagCAGAGGCATTATACACAG AGATATAAAATCAGACAACATCTTACTGGACAACAATGGTCACTTGAAGATTGCTGATTTTGGTCTTGCCGTGATGAACATCTTTGGCAATGCAAAAACGACAGGATGGGCCGGGACGCTTAAATATatggctcctgag ATTCTTTTAGAGAAGCCATACAACACagcagtggactggttctctgctggtgtTGTGATATATGAGATGGCTACTGGCAGATATCCATTCAGTGAAAATGAAATTGAGGAGAACATCGAGAAGGCACTGATCAATGATGATCCTGCCTTCCCAAAAGAACTGGACCCCCAAGTCAAAGCCGTCATAAAGGGG CTCTTGGATAAGTCACCAAAGAGTCGGCAGAAATTCGTGGACAACATTAAAGATCATCCATTCTTTACGGAGATCAACTGGACAGAAATAGAGGGCGGCAAAGCATCTCCACCATTCCACCTACCACCT ccaccagtgatgacatcAGATGGAATGAAAGATGTCCTTTCTTTCTCCGAAGCCACTAAACCACGAATggctaaaaaaaatcaaaatctttTCTGTGGATTCACATTTGCTGATGATGGATGGAAGGTTGTAAAGCAGATGCAGAAAGCTAAAACACCTAATCGGAGACCTAAAACACCCCATCGTAG GTCGCCTACCACAGAATCTGGAGGAGGATAA